From a single Cotesia glomerata isolate CgM1 linkage group LG6, MPM_Cglom_v2.3, whole genome shotgun sequence genomic region:
- the LOC123267358 gene encoding PMS1 protein homolog 1-like: MSIKALDGNTVKRLTTTQVITSVFSAVKELVENSLDAGAKNIEVVFKNKGLSAIEVKDNASGISAESANLMGLQGYTSKLTNFNDLESLTTYGFRGEALSSLCKVSKVQVITRTVEDDVGRCYTLDHNGTVTAVQHCHRTLGTTVKAENLFYNIPVRRQVITDSKTANKDIKTTKKWLQSYGICRPEVSISFIVDSKNLFLKHAKPNYRDCLIEIFGRKLVTSCEFITHQDNKINIVLTVPRKDLSDLHEVCSAENSHIFVNKRPVYYDELEKAIGKIIGEYFKDKLGRSKLCFFLRIDVSPSEIDVNLEPNKVKILMINQSGVLELIKKLLVEYYGLEEKTDEQAGLTNSETISSPAYFDSTFNDSETEEEMSNKKRKLTKKNSRSSLKKSKLNDDDKENVSREFIEPIEDTVKEKEKDFGNESEIIEDVLSQVPVVDLGEDFCTQEIIDKPTLTIEEIELLEKKMLSGILTFDEDNVSSTPDLTSDAPVRTDAPSVPSTPSVPSTPDTPNTPQYTLSQWSKGHLPIQGGTNVVIGRPSPGSQKIKSEAESGFQIFCRTNHSQMSNESPGMNPVDSAAKLAEKWRQLSPRERQHYRELGRNTHFLLDTSFGNRSQKKKLPKAPEKDNRLMKMLKQQLENRKLAKVEENESKNENEKENEIENENGTGEKNYIATVVPLNINMDDIKDAQEEKDKVSLEKYRIIGKLNEVCFATTNTQIWGFKLEYLFDNLELDKVQRQIAEGDTKKIEKYFNQWIDENEDLRILHRIYDLRNLDPS; this comes from the exons atgtcaatcaaAGCTCTTGATGGAAATACAGTCAAAAGACTGACCACCACGCAAGTAATAACGTCTGTGTTTAGTGCTGTCAAAGAACTTGTTGAAAATTCTCTGGATGCTGGCGCTAAAAATATTGAAGTCGTTttt aaaaataaaggATTGTCAGCGATTGAGGTTAAAGATAATGCGAGTGGAATATCAGCTGAAAGTGCAAATTTAATGGGATTGCAGGGTTATACGTCTAAACTGACAAATTTTAATGATCTAg agtCATTAACAACCTATGGATTTCGTGGAGAAGCACTTAGTTCACTTTGCAAAGTCTCTAAAGTCCAGGTAATAACACGGACAGTTGAAGATGACGTTGGTAGATGCTATACTTTGGATCACAATGGAACAGTCACTGCTGTTCAACATTGTCATCGTACTTtag gCACAACAGTGAAagcagaaaatttattttacaacatCCCAGTACGCAGACAAGTAATAACCGACTCAAAAACAGCCAACAAAGACATCAAAACCACTAAAAAGTGGTTGCAAAGCTACGGAATCTGTCGTCCGGAAGTCTCAATAAGTTTTATAGTAGACTCCAAGAATCTTTTTCTAAAACACGCGAAGCCAAATTACAGAGACTGTTTAATAGAAATATTCGGCAGAAAATTAGTTACAAGCTGCGAGTTCATTACTCaccaagataataaaataaacatcgTACTGACGGTCCCCAGGAAGGACTTATCAGATCTACATGAAGTCTGCAGTGCAGAAAACTCTCATATATTTGTAAACAAACGCCCTGTTTATTATGACGAATTAGAAAAAGCGATTGGCAAGATAATCGGCGAGTATTTCAAAGATAAATTAGGTAGGAGTAAACTGTGTTTTTTTCTGCGCATCGACGTATCTCCATCTGAGATAGACGTCAATCTCGAGCCGaacaaagtcaaaattttgatgatcAACCAGTCGGGTGTCTTGGAGCTTATCAAGAAGCTGCTGGTTGAGTATTACGGTCTTGAAGAAAAAACTGATGAGCAAGCTGGATTGACTAATTCAGAAACTATCTCTTCGCCGGCTTATTTTGACTCTACTTTTAATGACAGTGAAACTGAGGAAGAaatgagtaataaaaaaaggaagctgacgaaaaaaaattctaggaGTTCGCTGAAGAAAAGTAAGTTGAACGATGATGATAAAGAAAATGTTTCGAGAGAATTTATAGAACCAATTGAAGATACTGTTAAAGAAAAAGAGAAAGATTTTGGAAATGAAAGCGAAATTATTGAAGACGTTTTGAGTCAGGTACCAGTGGTTGATCTTGGAGAAGATTTTTGTACGCAAGAGATTATTGATAAGCCGACTTTGACTATAGAAGAAATTGAATTGTTGGAGAAAAAAATGCTGAGTGGGATTTTAACTTTTGATGAAGATAATGTTTCAAGTACACCTGATTTAACTAGTGATGCTCCAGTTAGGACTGATGCACCTAGTGTGCCTAGTACACCTAGTGTACCTAGTACACCTGATACTCCTAATACTCCTCAATACACTTTGTCACAATGGAGTAAAGGACACTTACCGATTCAG GGAGGAACAAATGTGGTAATTGGTAGACCGAGTCCTGggagtcaaaaaattaaatccgaAGCAGAAAGTGGTTTTCAAATCTTCTGTCGAACTAATCACTCgcaaa tgtCTAATGAAAGTCCAGGAATGAATCCAGTTGATTCTGCTGCCAAATTGGCGGAAAAATGGAGACAGCTAAGTCCTAGAGAACGTCAACATTACCGGGAACTAGGTCGCAATACGCATTTCCTTCTGGATACAAGTTTTGGTAACCGAAGTCAAAAGAAAAAGCTTCCGAAAGCTCCTGAGAAGGATAATAGGCTCATGAAGATGTTGAAGCAGCAGCTTGAGAATAGAAAGCTTGCGAAAGTTGAGGAAAATgagagtaaaaatgaaaatgaaaaagaaaatgaaattgagAATGAAAATGGTAcaggtgaaaaaaattatattgctACAGTAGTgcctttaaatataaatatggaTGATATAAAGGATGCTCAAGAGGAGAAAGATAAAGTAAGTCTTGAAAAGTATCGTATTATTGGAAAATTGAATGAAGTTTGTTTCGCAACTACGAATACCCAAATTTGGGGATTTAAGTTAGAGTACTTGTTTGATAATTTGGAATTGGATAAAGTGCAGCGTCAAATTGCTGAG gGAGATACCAAGaagattgaaaaatattttaatcaatggATCGATGAAAATGAGGATTTGAGAATTTTACACCGTATTTATGATTTGAGAAATCTTGATCCTTCGTAA
- the LOC123267364 gene encoding protein stunted-like isoform X1, protein MAAWRQAGLNYINYSQIAAKLVRQALKTEFRTAAAKRDDTSVKFTHWKEGKPVTEKM, encoded by the exons aTGGCTGCATGGAGACAAGCTGGATTAAA CTACATTAACTACTCGCAAATCGCTGCGAAATTAGTTCGCCAAGCCCTGAAGACCGAGTTCCGTACCGCTGCTGCGAAACGTGATGATACCAGTGTTAAATTCACCCACTGGAAAGAGGGTAAACCAGTCA cTGAAAAAATGTGA
- the LOC123267364 gene encoding protein stunted-like isoform X2, whose product MAAWRQAGLNYINYSQIAAKLVRQALKTEFRTAAAKRDDTSVKFTHWKEGKPVKTT is encoded by the exons aTGGCTGCATGGAGACAAGCTGGATTAAA CTACATTAACTACTCGCAAATCGCTGCGAAATTAGTTCGCCAAGCCCTGAAGACCGAGTTCCGTACCGCTGCTGCGAAACGTGATGATACCAGTGTTAAATTCACCCACTGGAAAGAGGGTAAACCAGTCA AAACCACATAA
- the LOC123267361 gene encoding negative elongation factor D isoform X1, with amino-acid sequence MSIYLFLLTVLLFNQMANDYDDDRTAWRDDMHRGDDPSSEEVLDNPQEVLQQCLDKFKTPDYIMEPGIFTQLKRYFQTGGNPEQVIELLSQNYTACAQMANLLADWLLIAGVDVGDVRAMIENNLKDVILKTFDPKKADKIFTEEGETPAWLTEMIQHHTWRSLIYRLAEEYPDCLMLNFTIKLISDAGFQGEITSISTAAQQIEVFSRVLKTAITGFLQSTENWQNSIQECAKMVCHGQHTYVYSQVLLQILAQEPRGGFMMKRLSQEITKCAQQNRHDVTPITMALNGAAGSPAACQALTSMLSRNNLNPADISVLYRHYSSAEPPPIELVRNPQFLELLVDVLFKPGVKLNPEHKSKYIYLLAYAASVCETLPKKGNARKLNKDELKTTIQAIEKVHNICNINKGSTELIAELNTLYQAIRFPVVSVGVIRWVECTVTEPSYFKLSTEYCPVHLALLDEVVTCHHLLHPKVLQLLIQLFESKQDELEILVQLEMKKMLIDRMVNLLSRGCVVPVVCYIKQCWQKDDTDISLIRYFVTEVLEAIAPPYTPEFVEMFLPMVENEEITGTMRGDSENDLVSEFIVHCKAHCPVER; translated from the exons aTGGCGAATGATTACGACGATGACAGAACAGCTTGGAGAGATGACATGCATCGCGGGGATGATCCATCAAGCGAGGAAGTGCTTGACAATCCCCAGGAAGTACTTCAGCAATGTCTGGACAAATTTAAGACTCCAGATTATATAATGGAGCCTGGAATATTTACCCAGCTCAAAag GTACTTTCAAACTGGAGGCAACCCGGAGCAAGTAATAGAACTGTTATCCCAAAACTACACAGCATGCGCGCAAATGGCGAACCTGCTAGCAGACTGGCTGCTCATAGCAGGCGTGGACGTGGGAGACGTGCGAGCGATGATAGAAAACAACCTAAAAGATGTAATCCTGAAGACCTTCGACCCTAAAAAGGCTGACAAAATCTTCACCGAGGAGGGAGAGACGCCCGCTTGGTTAACAGAGATGATCCAGCACCACACCTGGAGATCGCTGATTTACCGGCTGGCTGAAGAATACCCCGACTGCCTGATGTTGAACTTCACCATCAAACTAATCTCGGACGCGGGCTTCCAGGGAGAGATCACGAGTATCTCCACCGCTGCTCAGCAGATCGAAGTGTTCTCCCGGGTGCTCAAGACAGCTATCACCGGGTTTCTCCAGAGCACCGAAAACTGGCAGAACAGCATCCAGGAATGTGCCAAAATGGTCTGTCACGGGCAGCACACATACGTTTACAGCCAAGTGTTGCTGCAGATCCTCGCCCAGGAGCCCCGAGGCGGGTTCATGATGAAAAGACTGTCCCAGGAAATCACCAAATGCGCCCAACAGAACCGACACGACGTCACGCCTATTACCATGGCGTTGAACGGTGCTGCTGGCAGTCCTGCAGCGTGCCAAGCTTTGACTTCCATGTTGTCGAGGAACAACCTCAACCCCGCGGACATTTCCGTCCTCTACAGACACTATTCTTCCGCAGAGCCACCTCCGATCGAGCTGGTGAGGAATCCCCAGTTTCTGGAGCTGCTTGTCGACGTCCTCTTCAAGCCTGGGGTCAAGCTCAACCCCGAACACAAGAGCAAGTACATCTACCTGCTAGCTTACGCTGCTAGCGTCTGCGAAACCTTGCCGAAAAAAGGAAACGCGAGGAAGCTGAATAAAGACGAACTGAAGACCACCATCCAGGCCATCGAGAAGGTCCACAATATCTGCAACATCAACAAAGGATCCACGGAGCTTATTGCTGAGCTCAACACTCTCTACCAGGCGATCAGGTTCCCTGTAGTCAGTGTTGGAGTCATCAGGTGGGTCGAATGTACTGTCACAGAACCTTCTTACTTTAAATTAAGCACCGAGTACTGTCCAGTTCATCTGGCTCTTCTGGATGAAGTGGTCACTTGCCACCACTTGCTACATCCCAAAGTTCTTCAGCTTCTGATCCAGCTGTTTGAGAGCAAGCAAGACGAGCTGGAAATTTTGGTACAGTTGGAGATGAAGAAAATGCTGATTGACCGCATGGTTAATTTACTCAGTAGAGGATGTGTCGTTCCAGTTGTTTGCTATATCAAGCAGTGCTGGCAGAAAGATGATACTGATATTAGTCTGATTAGGTATTTTGTTACTGAGGTCCTAGAGGCCATCGCTCCGCCTTATACGCCCGAGTTTGTGGAAATGTTCCTGCCCATGGTTGAAAATGAGGAAATTACTGGAACTATGCGTGGGGATAGCGAAAATGATCTTGTTTCTGAGTTTATTg ttcactGCAAAGCCCATTGTCCGGTTGAGAGATga
- the LOC123267361 gene encoding negative elongation factor D isoform X2 → MAPETEHNDLRNYKMANDYDDDRTAWRDDMHRGDDPSSEEVLDNPQEVLQQCLDKFKTPDYIMEPGIFTQLKRYFQTGGNPEQVIELLSQNYTACAQMANLLADWLLIAGVDVGDVRAMIENNLKDVILKTFDPKKADKIFTEEGETPAWLTEMIQHHTWRSLIYRLAEEYPDCLMLNFTIKLISDAGFQGEITSISTAAQQIEVFSRVLKTAITGFLQSTENWQNSIQECAKMVCHGQHTYVYSQVLLQILAQEPRGGFMMKRLSQEITKCAQQNRHDVTPITMALNGAAGSPAACQALTSMLSRNNLNPADISVLYRHYSSAEPPPIELVRNPQFLELLVDVLFKPGVKLNPEHKSKYIYLLAYAASVCETLPKKGNARKLNKDELKTTIQAIEKVHNICNINKGSTELIAELNTLYQAIRFPVVSVGVIRWVECTVTEPSYFKLSTEYCPVHLALLDEVVTCHHLLHPKVLQLLIQLFESKQDELEILVQLEMKKMLIDRMVNLLSRGCVVPVVCYIKQCWQKDDTDISLIRYFVTEVLEAIAPPYTPEFVEMFLPMVENEEITGTMRGDSENDLVSEFIVHCKAHCPVER, encoded by the exons ATGGCGCCAGAAACTGAACACAATGATTTAAG aaactacaag aTGGCGAATGATTACGACGATGACAGAACAGCTTGGAGAGATGACATGCATCGCGGGGATGATCCATCAAGCGAGGAAGTGCTTGACAATCCCCAGGAAGTACTTCAGCAATGTCTGGACAAATTTAAGACTCCAGATTATATAATGGAGCCTGGAATATTTACCCAGCTCAAAag GTACTTTCAAACTGGAGGCAACCCGGAGCAAGTAATAGAACTGTTATCCCAAAACTACACAGCATGCGCGCAAATGGCGAACCTGCTAGCAGACTGGCTGCTCATAGCAGGCGTGGACGTGGGAGACGTGCGAGCGATGATAGAAAACAACCTAAAAGATGTAATCCTGAAGACCTTCGACCCTAAAAAGGCTGACAAAATCTTCACCGAGGAGGGAGAGACGCCCGCTTGGTTAACAGAGATGATCCAGCACCACACCTGGAGATCGCTGATTTACCGGCTGGCTGAAGAATACCCCGACTGCCTGATGTTGAACTTCACCATCAAACTAATCTCGGACGCGGGCTTCCAGGGAGAGATCACGAGTATCTCCACCGCTGCTCAGCAGATCGAAGTGTTCTCCCGGGTGCTCAAGACAGCTATCACCGGGTTTCTCCAGAGCACCGAAAACTGGCAGAACAGCATCCAGGAATGTGCCAAAATGGTCTGTCACGGGCAGCACACATACGTTTACAGCCAAGTGTTGCTGCAGATCCTCGCCCAGGAGCCCCGAGGCGGGTTCATGATGAAAAGACTGTCCCAGGAAATCACCAAATGCGCCCAACAGAACCGACACGACGTCACGCCTATTACCATGGCGTTGAACGGTGCTGCTGGCAGTCCTGCAGCGTGCCAAGCTTTGACTTCCATGTTGTCGAGGAACAACCTCAACCCCGCGGACATTTCCGTCCTCTACAGACACTATTCTTCCGCAGAGCCACCTCCGATCGAGCTGGTGAGGAATCCCCAGTTTCTGGAGCTGCTTGTCGACGTCCTCTTCAAGCCTGGGGTCAAGCTCAACCCCGAACACAAGAGCAAGTACATCTACCTGCTAGCTTACGCTGCTAGCGTCTGCGAAACCTTGCCGAAAAAAGGAAACGCGAGGAAGCTGAATAAAGACGAACTGAAGACCACCATCCAGGCCATCGAGAAGGTCCACAATATCTGCAACATCAACAAAGGATCCACGGAGCTTATTGCTGAGCTCAACACTCTCTACCAGGCGATCAGGTTCCCTGTAGTCAGTGTTGGAGTCATCAGGTGGGTCGAATGTACTGTCACAGAACCTTCTTACTTTAAATTAAGCACCGAGTACTGTCCAGTTCATCTGGCTCTTCTGGATGAAGTGGTCACTTGCCACCACTTGCTACATCCCAAAGTTCTTCAGCTTCTGATCCAGCTGTTTGAGAGCAAGCAAGACGAGCTGGAAATTTTGGTACAGTTGGAGATGAAGAAAATGCTGATTGACCGCATGGTTAATTTACTCAGTAGAGGATGTGTCGTTCCAGTTGTTTGCTATATCAAGCAGTGCTGGCAGAAAGATGATACTGATATTAGTCTGATTAGGTATTTTGTTACTGAGGTCCTAGAGGCCATCGCTCCGCCTTATACGCCCGAGTTTGTGGAAATGTTCCTGCCCATGGTTGAAAATGAGGAAATTACTGGAACTATGCGTGGGGATAGCGAAAATGATCTTGTTTCTGAGTTTATTg ttcactGCAAAGCCCATTGTCCGGTTGAGAGATga